Proteins from a single region of Rhodothermales bacterium:
- a CDS encoding FKBP-type peptidyl-prolyl cis-trans isomerase — MPFRRFLWIPVLVLGIVFSACDYFDGDPPEEQIDRNPLPREVADSLFTTTPSGLKYHDFFIGDGVVADSGQAVQVHYHGWFVNDQLFDSSVLRGVPIFFVLGTGQVIKGWDEGLAGMRVGGERQLIIPPNLAYGAAGRGAVPPNATLVFEVIIMAVQ; from the coding sequence ATGCCTTTTCGCCGCTTTCTCTGGATTCCGGTGCTGGTCCTCGGCATCGTATTTTCCGCCTGCGATTACTTCGATGGCGATCCGCCCGAGGAACAGATCGATAGGAACCCGCTCCCGCGCGAGGTGGCCGATTCGCTGTTCACCACAACGCCGAGTGGCCTTAAATACCACGACTTTTTTATCGGCGACGGCGTCGTGGCGGATTCCGGACAGGCGGTACAGGTGCATTACCACGGCTGGTTCGTAAATGATCAACTATTCGATAGCTCTGTGCTCCGCGGAGTCCCCATCTTTTTTGTGTTAGGTACCGGTCAGGTGATCAAGGGGTGGGACGAAGGCCTCGCCGGCATGCGGGTCGGCGGCGAGCGGCAGCTGATCATCCCCCCCAACCTGGCCTACGGCGCGGCCGGCCGAGGCGCTGTCCCACCCAACGCGACACTCGTATTCGAAGTCATCATTATGGCGGTACAGTGA